The sequence ACCAGCTTCAAGAACATCTGCTCCTGTAACAAGGAGCAAAGCAAAGGCTAAAGCCAAAAGCAGTTCAGAGTCAGACTCCTCATCTGAGGATGAAGAACCTGCAAAAACCAAGGCACCTGCAAGTAAACCTTCCACCCCTGTCGCAAAGGCGGCAACTCCTGCAAAGGCAGCAAAAGCAGCAAAGGCAGCCACCCCGGCAAAGGCAGCAACCCCAGCAAAGGCTAAAGCACAAAGCAGTTCAGAGTCCGGCTCCTCATCTGAGGATGAAGAACCTGCAAAAACCAAGGCACCTGCAAGGAAACCTTCCACCCCTGTTGCAAAGGCGGCAACTCCTGCAAAGGCAGCAAAAGCAGCAAAGGCAGCCACCCCGGCAAAGGCAGCCACCCCGGCAAAGGCAGCCACCCCGGCAAAGGCAGCCACCCCGGCAAAGGCAGCCACCCCGGCAAAGGCAGCCACCCCGGCAAAGGCTAAAGCACAAAGCAGTTCAGAGTCCGGCTCCTCATCTGAGGAAGAAGAACCTGCAAAAACCAAGGTGACCGCAAAACCAGCCTCAAAAACTTCTACTCCTGTAACAAGGAGCAAAGCAAAGGCTAAAGCAAAAAGCAGTTCAGAGTCCAGCTCCTCATCTGAGGATGAAGAACCTGCAAAAACCAAGGCAACTGCAAAGCCAGCTTCAAAAACTTCTACTCCTGCAGCAAAGGGTGTCAACGCAAAGGCTAAAGCAAAAAGCAGTTCGGAGTCTGGCTCCTCATCTGAGGATGAAGAACCTGCAAAAACCAAGGCACCTGCAAGTAAACCTTCCACCCCTGCCGCAAAGGCGGCAAAGGCGGCAACCCCGGCAAAGGCGGCAACCCCGGCAAAGGCGGCAACCCCAGCAAAGGCAGCAGCAGAAGAGAGTAGTTCTGGATGGGGCTCCACATCTGAAGATGAAGAGCCAGTCAAAGCAAAACCAGCTCCTGCTAAAGCTGCCACCCCAGCTTCAAAGGCTGCCACCCCGGTAGCAACAAAAAAGGCAGTGGCAAAGAGCAGCTCTGAGTCAGAGTCATCATCTGAGGAGGAAGAACCGGCTAAAGCTAAGCCAGCTACGAAGCCTGCGACTCCTGCTGCAAAGACAGCTGCTGCAGAAAGTAGTTCAGACGCTGACTCCTCATCTGAAGATGAGACTGTGAAAGCGAAGCCTGCGGCGGCTAAACCTACTGCCAAGCCTGCTGCCAAGCCTGCCACTCCCGCTGCCAAGCCCTCCACACCTGCTTCAAAGGTTGCCACCCCCGCAGCAGAAAGCAGTTCAGAGTCTGACTCTTCATCCGAAGAAGAGGACGAACCTCCGAAAGCCAAGCCAGCTGCAACCAAAGCCACCGCTCCCCCAGCAAAGGCTGCAGCAGCCCCTGCAGAGAGCAGTTCAGACAGCGGCGACTCTTCTGAAGAAGAAGCCGAAGCAAAGACCAAACCTGTGGCCAAGAAGGCAGCAGCGGTGGCTAAACCCGCAGCTCCAGCCAAGAAGGCCGAGGAGAGTAGCTCCGATTCGTCGGGCAGCTCAGACTCTGAGACGCAGATCAAGAACACCCCTGCCAAGGCTGCCGTCGCCAACGGCAAAGCTCCCAGAGCTGCGTCGGCTAAACCCGCTGAGTCATCATCCAGTGATAGCAGTTCAGAAGAAGAGGCCAGTGGGAAAAGTAAAACTTCTACACCCGCTGCACCAGCCAAGACCACTAAAGGTAAAGACAGCAGCAGCTCGGACAGCTCAGACGATGAAGAGGACGCGTCCGCAAAAGCTGCCACCACGCCTCAGACCAATGGTAAGTGAAGACTGATCTAAAAGTGTGGGCAAGATAACAATGGCAAAGTGAAATGaactttctttttcaattgatGCAGGCACTAATGGCTTGCAAAAGGATGACAATTCTTCAGAAACTAAAATGATGCATGCAAAGACTCCAACGTACAAAAAAGCAACCACCACCCCACAAACGTTTCCCAAAGCCAACAAGGTAGAGCAAcaacactcgcacacacatgaCACAACAAAGGTCCTAAAACCACTGACGTGTTTACAGTCCAAGGGTCCTTTCCGAAGAATACGGGAGGAAGAAGTCCCCGTGGACCCCCGCCTTGCTGACAACTCTTTTGAAGCTAGGGTAAGAAAGAACTACTGAAGTGTGAGCCGCTCCTGTGGCAGTTGCTGCTAATATGGCCATACTTCTCGTTTTCAGAAGGGTTCCAATTACGATTGGGGCCTGAGAGCAAATCAAACTCTCCGCTCAACCAAAGGCAAATCGTTCCGCCAcgaaaagacaaagaagaagagggGAAACTATCAGGGCGGCGCCATCAGCACCTCGGTCAACTCGATTAAGTTTGACAGCGACTGAAGAGTTTGCCCTCTCCCAATCTCATCTGAACTCTGCATCACCTGTGAGACGGGCATCCGAGACACTTGATACTTTGACACGTACCGTTTAGTTCGAAAGTAACACTTGAGGTTAGTCAAAGGCATGCTAATGACGCCTTATAGCCACAAGGTGGCTGAAGAAAGCCATCCTTCCCAACACAAAGGAAACCTGTATGGTTCAAGTTTTTCCCCATGTATGCATTGCAGCCATCCAATTGATGTTGCAGATTGATTGTACACATTTATCAATGTATAATGTGAACATTGGAGAGggtttgtactttgtagtgtttCTTGTGTCACCGAGGACATGTTTTATGGTctgtatttattgtgttttagtCCAATTAATCAAGTAGGATCTCatatattgtcatttttttatgggCCATTTTTCCTCGTAACAATTCAGCTTTTCATATTTCCTATTAATGGGTAGACATTTTAGTCACCTAACTCTTGTACTTAATTTGCTGGGTTtaactgtacttttttttgtctccaacCTTATTGTTAGTTCTAAAATTAACAATATTGTCAAGACCAGTACTGTAGTGGTGTATTTGCTTGCCACCAGGTAGCAGTCTCATTCAAATATTGCAAATAATTTCacttttgtgacatttcaagATTGTCTTATTTTCTCTGAACAATAAAGTGGAGTAAattgaaaacacaaatggtCTTTACCTCTTAAGAGATTTAGCTGTTAGCTGTTCTATCTGTATGCAGTTCATTAGAATGCTCTCGTCAAGTTATCCAAATCTTATACTGGTGCAAAATACTGAAACTTGTAAGATTTAGGGTGAATAGGTCAGAAACTAAAGATGGCTACATTTGCTTAGTTCCTTTATTCCTTGGGCTAGCCCTGATTTGAGGGTTTAACTCAATTGTGAAGATtccaataaaatgtaaaagtttGACATACATCTAACGGCAACAAATGCATGATATTGGCCACCTAATTGCAAACTACAGGACAGTATataaaacaatgcaaatgatcaATACAAACCTTTAATTTGCATAACATTCACCATATAAAGTGTTTCAGTGAGCAATATATACGTAATTTGAAATTACACACAAATATACCTTTAAGTGtgtcattacaaaaaaagagataaaTGGTAAAACAAGCTTGGGCGTAACTATGGTGATGCTAACAGACTTCATTTTCCACATCGGTCAAATAAGCCTCAATAGTCTTAACAAAAGGTCACATGCTGTCaacaaatacatatttatatattcccCATGATAAAAATGTGTATTGCATTGATGGCAACCCTTACAGGCACGTTCTCCATGCTTCATGACGCCCCTCATGGATACAGTCCTTGAAACTGTTCAACAAAATGTCTCTAATTACTCCCGCTTGTATACCACCTTTGGTCTCCATTATGTCTTTGGCATGGCAAAGTCCCAGGCGGTGTCCTGAGCACACTTCCACATGGCGCGCACCAATCGAGTGAAGCCCATGTCTTTGGGTTTCTCCAGCCCACGCATAAGTCGCTGCTTCATAATGGCGATGAACTCCTTATTACTGAGCTCGCCATTTCCTGGGGAAGAGTGGGCGCTTGAGAGGGAGAAGCGAAATAAAACGACCGCTTACCTACCATCACAGTCGAACAAGGCGAAGACCACGTCGCACACGTGATCTGACAACTCCACTTTGGCTACGGTGCGGGCCACCTGTTTCATGGTTACTGGCAGAAGGAGAACCACAGAGCAGGAAAGTCATTAGTGCAGAAGGATAACAGTGTGTGGTGGGCATGTAATTGGAAAGACACTGCGAGTCTCTGCCTTTGGACCAGAAGCAGCAGAGTGCCACTCACAGTCCGACAGATATGAAAATAAGAACGAACGGCTGATCGCATCTGTGTGTACTACTCAAAACTACTCTGACTAAGAGGATGACGAAGAAGACAGAACTCAAGGAGAAGTGTGAGGGGGAAAGAAAGCCCCAGGCAGACgatgaaatgttgaaaaactaTTTGATCTCATCCTCGATATTTTGGCTGCACCTCAAAAATGGAAGAGTGGAAAAGGTGAGTGTAAGAAAGTGATGCTGGGAAGAAAAGGCTTgccaagaaaataataaaaatgattccaTTCAAGGCGTTTTTGGCCACAACTCAGAGAGACTCCCTTATCCAGCTTTCGATACAGTCGTGCtctataaataataatgcatcATAATTTCTTGATTGGTTAATATCAGGATGAAGGAAATGAAATCAGCTCAAGTTATGAGGGGCCAAAATCAAAAAGGAAGGATGCTTTACCTTTATCTATGGACGCCCCAGCCATGTGGTAGAAACTCAGTGCCGTGTCCACATCATTGACATTCTTCAGGAAGGTGAAGAAATTCTCCACCTCCTCAAATGTGATGCCCTGCaccaagggggaaaaaaaaacaaggctcAAAATCAATgcgaaataaatgaaaagtgtACAATGTGTAACCAGTCATGACCGGGTCGCgtcaaaataacacaaaggTCATCTAAATTTTGCCGAAAGCTGCGAGCATGATGCCGTTGAGCTGTGTGACACAAATGGGCAGAGGCGTTGGGCACGCATGGATGAACAGTGTGCTGTGGAGTGCCCAACAGCTCCATATGCATAACACAACATGACTGCCACATTGGTTTATAAGATAATAAAACGTTTATGCGCGCACACAGCTCTACCTGTGCATCCTTAAACATCTTCTTCAATCCCTTCTGCATCTGCTTGAGTTTACGAGACTGAACGCCGCTGTAAGCCAGCAGCATCCCACCAAACTGTCTCTCGGAAATTCGACCATCCACTGGATCATTCCGCTCAAACTGGAGGTGAAAGCGCAGGAGAGACTGATGACAAGTGAGTGCACGTGAACAAAGAAATTTACAGGCTGCACGTGGCATGATGGGAAACGGTAAATTCTGGTGTCAGGCTTCAAGTTGAATCAAGCACTGGAGTGGAAcagttttgaatttgtgtgtttttcacaAAGTTCCGGCAAAGTGTGGACCTTGGCTATGTCAGGTCAATCCTGGCGATTTATATCTTGACAGCCTTTACCCTTTGCGCCCGAACGTGCTAACCTCTCACAATTCATACCTAAAAATCTCTGAATTgtgctgctttgttttttaaaccatCAGGTCAATGGTGTAATCAGATTACCTCCAGTTTAAGCACATCATGCTGCAGCTTCCTCTGAAACTCCAGGAAGCTTCCAATGGTGAGTTTTCCCTTCAAGTCTTCTCCAAAGAAATAGGTGGTGAGTGCCGAACTGCAGCCAGCTGTCTTTAGAGTGTTGCCTGTGGTGGAGCGATCGCGGTGTCTCATGCCCATGCTGGTTTGAGAGCGAATAATGCTCTGGACCTGGACATGGTGAATGGATAATGACAAATGGTAGATGTAACCTTGACACCACTTCCCAGACAAACCTGTTCAAACTCCTCCAGGTCTACTTCTCCATCACCGTTGAGATCAAACATCTTAAAAGCGATTTCAAAGTTCCTCTGGGGGGCTGAAGagcacagaaaacacacacaaatggattCTGAAATCAAAGTCCTACAGAAATGACAggactcttaaaaaaaaaataatccatccatccatcatctgagATCATGATATTTAAGAGACAGGCTTGGTGTTGATATTACAAACTGGGTCTTGGGtgaaaagaacaaatgtgGACTTACTGGACAGCACAGTGGTGAGGAAGATGTAGTCAGAGAAGGAGATGAGGCCACATTCTCCCAAAGTGTAAAATATGCTGTCTTCATCTGCAAACTTTTCCCTCTCTTGGGCTATCTTCTGCTCAAATCACACCaggcaaacaaagaaaaacatataagAAGAATGTATTTGATTAAGACCAGGCCTTATTAGCTTTCAGTGGTGTCTCTACACCCGCAACAAGCTACcctcaaagacaaaaaaataataataataattgacaGAACACAAGAGGACCAGTGTGCGTTAGACTGAATATGTTAGGATGATACAGTGCAATATCAGTCATGCAAGTGCTGCATACACATGAGGCTATACAGGCAGGTGAGGTCGGTGGTGACAAATACTCGGTAGTGGGTGGCTGTGCAAACTTTATACCGGAGGCCGTACTCACAGTGTGAAATTGACACAACAAGAGAGGAAACATCACAAGACagcagcacaaacaaacacactattgatAAAACATCTGAAACACAAACCAAACGGTATTATTACAAagaaatttcattttcatactctcacacatacacacattttttttttttcccctgttaGCATGTGTATAGTTACAGCCTTGCATGACAGTGTGAATTAATCGCATGCACACTGCACACTCGGTGAAGAAAAGGCTAAATAGACGCTTTCCCACTAGTGGATCGCTCCACTAAATAAGAGTGGACATATAGACGGCGCATGCCTTGGgaagggaaggggaggggaggaggaggagggggggggttcagGGGTGGTACACTAAGCCTTGGTGGAGTTACCTCCGTCTGTCAGAGGTCCATttcagaagaagaggaagaatgaGAAAGAATTGTTAGAGAACGGCATGGCCTCTGCTGTCTTAAGCAGGGTCTTGAACGATAGACACACATGTATGTATATTCATATCGTTTTTCttacacacaaagacaaatgcgcacacacacctacacaaaagtgtcaaactaaaatgaaaacaacgaTAATAAAAGAGCCCCAAAATACAAAAGATTTGTCATTTGGTAATGGCCAGTGGAGCttgagaataaaaaatattagagACTCACAAATGTTACTGTGCTACAGCAATATCATGTCGAATATACAGTGAAAcctcaaatcttttttttttttaattaaataaaaaaatagcatcaaAGAATGATTGATGAGATTCCACTTTGacaattttaaattgtattaatttgatggagatataaataaacaatcatTTTGAGGCATTGCCTCTTGGTAGGTAAGCAAAggctcaataaataaataaacaaaataaataaatgttggtTTTGGGCCACAACTACAACATCAAATgtatgattatttatttttggaggTGTTATgtagaaaaaataattcaggttaaaaaaaatttacaagAAATGACAGAGTCTGTATTTAGCGGTAATTGTCGCGGTATCTCAAATGACTGATCCACAAAAGACTGTAACCCTCATTATTAGTACTCAAGTTAATTAACAATGAACGCTTCATTTGACAGAGCCTGCCCACTGATTGGTGTCAACATTACAGCTGTCAGAGCAAATCTGAATATGCTCCGTTAATAAGTATCTGCGCtcagccattttgtgtttCTACCAATCTCTACGCATTAAACTAAGCGCATACGCCCGCAGGAAAATTATGAGAGCAACTGACTAGTCAAGGCACAAATACACTTGTGACAGAGCTGCTGACGATGCCGTCAAATGAATCACAACTTCCAGATGAGGTTGAGAGTTTGGTCAAGGCTAATCTTGTTTCCTAGCAGCCACATTTGAACTAACTTCTAAAGTCTGACAAATTTGAGGTCTTGTTTTGTACAGCCAGTAGCTTGCAAGCCAAGCGGCTCTTCCTTTCACATtaccgcactataaggcgcaccttcaatgaatgacccattttaaaactttgtccatatataaggcacaccggattataaggcgtaccttcaatgaatggcccattttaaaactttgtccatatataagatatatacatttggcccgcgggttggactttggacacacctgctgtagtggctcaatattggtccatatataaggcgcacctgattataaggcgcactgtcagcttttgagaaaattggaggtttttaggtgcgccttatagtgcggaaaatacggtactctaaTCCTTTCTAAGTACACGATTTGCTAAACGTGGTCTcaaatcaaacacacacaaaaagaatgaCTCTCTGAACTTCAGAATTAATCTGGATAAAAATGCTTGTGTGTAATATTTGGGACAAAATTACCATAGACTGCAATATGGTTGAATTTGTGGGTGTAGAGAACATTAACCATTTGTAGCTGGTCCTCAGACATAACAGGTAGATTGTGTTTATTCTATACAAGTGAAAAACTGATTCTGATGCTTCGCCAACACATTTTGGTTGCTGAGAAATGCCAAACCCTCAGAGGACCATGTGACCCAAAACCTCTTCTTGATCAGGAGAGCATATAGCAATGGAGAGAAAATTACAGCAAGTAAATCTCATGTGACATTCATCGAGAGACAAGCAAAACAGTGAAAACATGGAGGAACTGTTGAAATTAAGTCCAACCCGAGGCCTGCTGGAACTTCCTGTGAAATTGGTACAAGTGAACATAACAGCTCGGGTGattagaaatgaaatgaaacccATACACgcgcacatacacaaacacaatcccAATAATTGACGTACAACGTGGCTTTTCATTCAGAAGGCCACAGCATATAAGAAACAGTTTCAACCACTTATAAGGTACATAATTCCCATCTTGAGTGACTTTAAACCATGCTCTTCAGGCATCATGCAGTAGTGACATCTCAGCAATCCAAAGGATGAATTGGTGAAGGCTACCAAGCACATCAAGACAGCCTCAGTGCTAGCTAACGGGGGCCATTACTTGGGCCCCTGTGTTACCACCATGCGCAGAAAGAGGGCGCCACCACCAGCTGCTTTCTGAAGAAGACGCTGATAACAGGGCATGCTGAGGAAATGGGCATGAGAGCCAAACCAAAGCGTGTCATAACTCTtcgaaaagaaataaaaggagAGTGAGGAATTTATTTATAACGAACAAGAGAGGGAGCTTGAATGCAGGGGAACAGCCGTTTTATGATTTCGAAATCGGTGACACATTTGAAAGATTTGCAGTTGTGTCTTTCTTAAAAGTAGTCTACAATGGTTTCTCGTGAGGCTCACATTCTAGTTGCTCCTCCGTTCTGCTGCACAAGTGTTTAGGAATTCTAAGAGAAATAAAGTGGAAAGTTTACGTTTGAATAATTTAGTAAGGTTGGTATAGCAGACAGCTGCAAGCACCGGGTTTACACAAAGAGCACTGGGGAGATCTTTGATATAGTGGGCAACTCAATGAGTTTCTGTTAGTATAATGCTGAAACACGAGGCAATGACAAAAGCAGCAATGGGTTGTATGTCACCATCACTGACAGACACCCCTCTCATTACGCTTTAACTTGACTGATCTGCTCTGGGCCAAATAGAGTTTACGCAGATCATTTACTTCCATTTGGTAAGAGAGTCACATTCTCTTGTGTTTTCCAAAGACACTTAAGTGAACATCCCATCAATCGATTGCTTAAAATGAGCATAGATAGTAGTTTACCTTTAAAaattataacttttttttaaatatactcTTCTCCAAATGGATTC is a genomic window of Syngnathus acus chromosome 15, fSynAcu1.2, whole genome shotgun sequence containing:
- the nolc1 gene encoding nucleolar and coiled-body phosphoprotein 1 isoform X5, yielding MAEHKSVPSDLYKCVYSFLLENKFTKAAQQFVKNVKVSPQDPNEEPLLNIYDFWVKSPQARKRKGITDKTEAAGSVAKKAKASKESSSSEESSSEEDEASAKVQNSTAAKAAPVKAAATKPAAAKAASSSSKKSSKSEEKKTPAKAPVKPTAAASGTRKKDSSSSSEESDSEEEQATKAPSKPVSATKPKAPVPAIGAAKKKTESSSSEETSSEDEEPAKAPVKPAQVKTVAAATDSSSEDSSSEEEAPPSKKPKAGVYSAVPPPPTLQKAGAAAATKAKDDDSSDSSEEDDEKKVVAKPVPQKKTGPTKPALKKPAVTKESSSDSSDSSSDEEEPQKPPVKATPVKAAALKQTPAKKDDSSSEDSSSEDEAPAKPAAKPAAKPAAKPAAKPAAKPAAKPSTPAAAESSTDSSSEEEEAPKAKPVAAKAAVKVTTTAAAAESSSDSDYSSEDEEPAKAKPATAKPAKPASKTSTPVTRSKAKAKAKSSSESDSSSEDEEPAKTKAPASKPSTPVAKAATPAKAAKAATPAKAATPAKAKAKSSSESDSSSEDEEPAKTKVTAKPASRTSAPVTRSKAKAKAKSSSESDSSSEDEEPAKTKAPASKPSTPVAKAATPAKAATPAKAAKAAKAATPAKAATPAKAKAKSSSESSSSSEDEEPAKTKATAKPASKTSTPAAKGVNAKAKAKSSSESGSSSEDEEPAKTKAPASKPSTPAAKAATPAKAAAEESSSGWGSTSEDEEPVKAKPAPAKAATPASKAATPVATKKAVAKSSSESESSSEEEEPAKAKPATKPATPAAKTAAAESSSDADSSSEDETVKAKPAAAKPTAKPAAKPATPAAKPSTPASKVATPAAESSSESDSSSEEEDEPPKAKPAATKATAPPAKAAAAPAESSSDSGDSSEEEAEAKTKPVAKKAAAVAKPAAPAKKAEESSSDSSGSSDSETQIKNTPAKAAVANGKAPRAASAKPAESSSSDSSSEEEASGKSKTSTPAAPAKTTKGKDSSSSDSSDDEEDASAKAATTPQTNGTNGLQKDDNSSETKMMHAKTPTYKKATTTPQTFPKANKSKGPFRRIREEEVPVDPRLADNSFEARKGSNYDWGLRANQTLRSTKGKSFRHEKTKKKRGNYQGGAISTSVNSIKFDSD
- the nolc1 gene encoding nucleolar and coiled-body phosphoprotein 1 isoform X12, with protein sequence MAEHKSVPSDLYKCVYSFLLENKFTKAAQQFVKNVKVSPQDPNEEPLLNIYDFWVKSPQARKRKGITDKTEAAGSVAKKAKASKESSSSEESSSEEDEASAKVQNSTAAKAAPVKAAATKPAAAKAASSSSKKSSKSEEKKTPAKAPVKPTAAASGTRKKDSSSSSEESDSEEEQATKAPSKPVSATKPKAPVPAIGAAKKKTESSSSEETSSEDEEPAKAPVKPAQVKTVAAATDSSSEDSSSEEEAPPSKKPKAGVYSAVPPPPTLQKAGAAAATKAKDDDSSDSSEEDDEKKVVAKPVPQKKTGPTKPALKKPAVTKESSSDSSDSSSDEEEPQKPPVKATPVKAAALKQTPAKKDDSSSEDSSSEDEAPAKPAAKPAAKPAAKPAAKPAAKPAAKPSTPAAAESSTDSSSEEEEAPKAKPVAAKAAVKVTTTAAAAESSSDSDYSSEDEEPAKAKPATAKPAKPASKTSTPVTRSKAKAKAKSSSESDSSSEDEEPAKTKAPASKPSTPVAKAATPAKAAKAATPAKAATPAKAKAKSSSESDSSSEDEEPAKTKVTAKPASRTSAPVTRSKAKAKAKSSSESDSSSEDEEPAKTKAPASKPSTPVAKAATPAKAAKAAKAATPAKAKAKSSSESSSSSEDEEPAKTKATAKPASKTSTPAAKGVNAKAKAKSSSESGSSSEDEEPAKTKAPASKPSTPAAKAATPAKAAAEESSSGWGSTSEDEEPVKAKPAPAKAATPASKAATPVATKKAVAKSSSESESSSEEEEPAKAKPATKPATPAAKTAAAESSSDADSSSEDETVKAKPAAAKPTAKPAAKPATPAAKPSTPASKVATPAAESSSESDSSSEEEDEPPKAKPAATKATAPPAKAAAAPAESSSDSGDSSEEEAEAKTKPVAKKAAAVAKPAAPAKKAEESSSDSSGSSDSETQIKNTPAKAAVANGKAPRAASAKPAESSSSDSSSEEEASGKSKTSTPAAPAKTTKGKDSSSSDSSDDEEDASAKAATTPQTNGTNGLQKDDNSSETKMMHAKTPTYKKATTTPQTFPKANKSKGPFRRIREEEVPVDPRLADNSFEARKGSNYDWGLRANQTLRSTKGKSFRHEKTKKKRGNYQGGAISTSVNSIKFDSD
- the nolc1 gene encoding nucleolar and coiled-body phosphoprotein 1 isoform X13, with the protein product MAEHKSVPSDLYKCVYSFLLENKFTKAAQQFVKNVKVSPQDPNEEPLLNIYDFWVKSPQARKRKGITDKTEAAGSVAKKAKASKESSSSEESSSEEDEASAKVQNSTAAKAAPVKAAATKPAAAKAASSSSKKSSKSEEKKTPAKAPVKPTAAASGTRKKDSSSSSEESDSEEEQATKAPSKPVSATKPKAPVPAIGAAKKKTESSSSEETSSEDEEPAKAPVKPAQVKTVAAATDSSSEDSSSEEEAPPSKKPKAGVYSAVPPPPTLQKAGAAAATKAKDDDSSDSSEEDDEKKVVAKPVPQKKTGPTKPALKKPAVTKESSSDSSDSSSDEEEPQKPPVKATPVKAAALKQTPAKKDDSSSEDSSSEDEAPAKPAAKPAAKPAAKPAAKPAAKPAAKPSTPAAAESSTDSSSEEEEAPKAKPVAAKAAVKVTTTAAAAESSSDSDYSSEDEEPAKAKPATAKPAKPASKTSTPVTRSKAKAKAKSSSESDSSSEDEEPAKTKAPASKPSTPVAKAATPAKAAKAATPAKAATPAKAKAKSSSESDSSSEDEEPAKTKVTAKPASRTSAPVTRSKAKAKAKSSSESDSSSEDEEPAKTKAPASKPSTPVAKAATPAKAAKAAKAKAKSSSESSSSSEDEEPAKTKATAKPASKTSTPAAKGVNAKAKAKSSSESGSSSEDEEPAKTKAPASKPSTPAAKAATPAKAAAEESSSGWGSTSEDEEPVKAKPAPAKAATPASKAATPVATKKAVAKSSSESESSSEEEEPAKAKPATKPATPAAKTAAAESSSDADSSSEDETVKAKPAAAKPTAKPAAKPATPAAKPSTPASKVATPAAESSSESDSSSEEEDEPPKAKPAATKATAPPAKAAAAPAESSSDSGDSSEEEAEAKTKPVAKKAAAVAKPAAPAKKAEESSSDSSGSSDSETQIKNTPAKAAVANGKAPRAASAKPAESSSSDSSSEEEASGKSKTSTPAAPAKTTKGKDSSSSDSSDDEEDASAKAATTPQTNGTNGLQKDDNSSETKMMHAKTPTYKKATTTPQTFPKANKSKGPFRRIREEEVPVDPRLADNSFEARKGSNYDWGLRANQTLRSTKGKSFRHEKTKKKRGNYQGGAISTSVNSIKFDSD
- the nolc1 gene encoding nucleolar and coiled-body phosphoprotein 1 isoform X8, coding for MAEHKSVPSDLYKCVYSFLLENKFTKAAQQFVKNVKVSPQDPNEEPLLNIYDFWVKSPQARKRKGITDKTEAAGSVAKKAKASKESSSSEESSSEEDEASAKVQNSTAAKAAPVKAAATKPAAAKAASSSSKKSSKSEEKKTPAKAPVKPTAAASGTRKKDSSSSSEESDSEEEQATKAPSKPVSATKPKAPVPAIGAAKKKTESSSSEETSSEDEEPAKAPVKPAQVKTVAAATDSSSEDSSSEEEAPPSKKPKAGVYSAVPPPPTLQKAGAAAATKAKDDDSSDSSEEDDEKKVVAKPVPQKKTGPTKPALKKPAVTKESSSDSSDSSSDEEEPQKPPVKATPVKAAALKQTPAKKDDSSSEDSSSEDEAPAKPAAKPAAKPAAKPAAKPAAKPAAKPSTPAAAESSTDSSSEEEEAPKAKPVAAKAAVKVTTTAAAAESSSDSDYSSEDEEPAKAKPATAKPAKPASKTSTPVTRSKAKAKAKSSSESDSSSEDEEPAKTKAPASKPSTPVAKAATPAKAAKAATPAKAATPAKAKAKSSSESDSSSEDEEPAKTKVTAKPASRTSAPVTRSKAKAKAKSSSESDSSSEDEEPAKTKAPASKPSTPVAKAATPAKAATPAKAAKAAKAATPAKAKAKSSSESSSSSEDEEPAKTKATAKPASKTSTPAAKGVNAKAKAKSSSESGSSSEDEEPAKTKAPASKPSTPAAKAATPAKAAAEESSSGWGSTSEDEEPVKAKPAPAKAATPASKAATPVATKKAVAKSSSESESSSEEEEPAKAKPATKPATPAAKTAAAESSSDADSSSEDETVKAKPAAAKPTAKPAAKPATPAAKPSTPASKVATPAAESSSESDSSSEEEDEPPKAKPAATKATAPPAKAAAAPAESSSDSGDSSEEEAEAKTKPVAKKAAAVAKPAAPAKKAEESSSDSSGSSDSETQIKNTPAKAAVANGKAPRAASAKPAESSSSDSSSEEEASGKSKTSTPAAPAKTTKGKDSSSSDSSDDEEDASAKAATTPQTNGTNGLQKDDNSSETKMMHAKTPTYKKATTTPQTFPKANKSKGPFRRIREEEVPVDPRLADNSFEARKGSNYDWGLRANQTLRSTKGKSFRHEKTKKKRGNYQGGAISTSVNSIKFDSD